Proteins encoded together in one bacterium window:
- a CDS encoding FHA domain-containing protein, which yields MIYRLIILSGDRRGEQITLTQDPMRIGRADSCEILVNDPEIALSHAEITHTPEGLFIRDLGSMNRLLINHHEVHQAHPKHGDVVEVGHTRFLIQAYVQAEVQGGGDQEDSEDQANRRKPWLVGGGLILVVACMFIFIPRCERLMITPRTPLAKPTSSPVFPPLVRTVIKKPVPVVPVSVVPTTIPAPVVVTPPPLKLEPVNVPPKPRAEPTPVKAEPVQTIEPVPVKEEPVPVKTEFAPIKVEPAVAHPQPKKNPTTDLIAAAQKELQEATLILMGTKSTGTTENVMNITSNDTPLPVTIIPTNPPTVQEPAVTPLGGLIKIMGTDINKFPETEQFREMRLLTIRLTASELQKEIDPDGVRVEVIFIDRDKRSGQIIPASSRGPSSALTVQEKWQSAEQKTIMASYVVPATLPPTERTVQYYGFRIRVFYFEKLQDELSQPKDLPKGIGSTATNEATPPAP from the coding sequence ATGATTTACAGACTCATCATTCTCAGTGGGGATAGGCGCGGCGAACAAATTACGCTTACCCAGGATCCCATGCGTATCGGCAGGGCTGACTCGTGCGAAATCCTGGTAAATGACCCCGAAATTGCGCTATCTCATGCAGAAATCACCCATACCCCTGAAGGACTTTTCATCCGCGATCTCGGGTCTATGAACCGCCTTCTGATCAACCATCATGAGGTCCATCAGGCACACCCCAAACATGGCGATGTCGTTGAAGTGGGCCACACACGCTTTCTGATCCAAGCCTACGTTCAGGCTGAAGTTCAGGGGGGGGGCGACCAGGAAGATTCCGAAGATCAAGCGAATCGCCGCAAACCATGGCTCGTGGGTGGCGGATTAATCCTGGTAGTGGCCTGCATGTTTATATTTATTCCCCGTTGCGAGCGCCTCATGATCACCCCTCGGACTCCTCTGGCTAAACCGACGTCATCCCCCGTCTTTCCCCCACTCGTCCGGACGGTAATTAAAAAGCCCGTGCCAGTCGTTCCGGTATCCGTGGTGCCGACCACCATTCCTGCGCCGGTGGTAGTAACACCGCCACCTCTAAAACTGGAACCGGTTAACGTTCCTCCCAAGCCCCGCGCCGAACCCACACCGGTCAAAGCAGAACCGGTACAAACAATCGAACCCGTACCGGTCAAGGAGGAACCCGTTCCGGTCAAAACCGAGTTTGCACCGATCAAAGTGGAGCCTGCTGTGGCACACCCTCAACCTAAGAAAAACCCGACCACCGACCTGATTGCCGCTGCCCAGAAGGAACTTCAGGAAGCCACTCTGATCCTGATGGGGACCAAGTCAACAGGGACAACAGAAAACGTCATGAACATCACCTCGAATGACACCCCTCTGCCTGTGACCATCATCCCCACCAACCCGCCCACAGTCCAGGAACCCGCTGTCACGCCTCTTGGCGGCCTCATCAAAATCATGGGCACAGACATCAATAAATTCCCGGAAACCGAGCAATTTCGCGAAATGCGGCTGCTCACAATCCGTCTGACTGCCTCGGAGCTTCAAAAGGAAATCGATCCGGATGGCGTGCGGGTAGAGGTGATCTTCATCGATCGGGATAAACGTTCCGGCCAAATTATCCCCGCCTCGTCCCGCGGGCCATCGTCGGCCTTGACCGTACAGGAAAAGTGGCAGTCTGCCGAACAGAAAACCATAATGGCTTCCTATGTCGTCCCGGCAACCCTCCCCCCAACCGAACGCACAGTTCAATATTACGGGTTCAGAATCCGTGTATTTTATTTTGAGAAGCTACAGGATGAACTCAGCCAGCCCAAGGATCTTCCTAAAGGAATCGGTTCTACCGCCACAAATGAGGCCACGCCTCCTGCTCCCTGA
- a CDS encoding glycosyltransferase family 2 protein codes for MREKISACVLAFNEEKKIGQCLKSLTWCDELIVLDSFSTDRTVEICRQYTDNVYQRHWLGYVGQRNTVREFAQHPWVLFMDSDEEMSPALREEILATMDSGNNRIVGYEFPRQVFYLGRWIRHGEWYPDVKLRLFKKDFGRTEGQEPHDKVVVRGPVRRLNNPIWHYTYDDLADHINTLNRFSTITAQQRFVQGRRFHWSEMIIHPLARFFKGYILKQGFRDGKHGLTIALMSSYGAFLKYAKQWELALKHTRYSRAMPDRTNMKDGLQ; via the coding sequence ATGCGAGAAAAAATTTCAGCCTGTGTTTTAGCATTTAACGAAGAGAAGAAAATCGGACAGTGCCTCAAAAGCCTGACGTGGTGCGACGAACTGATCGTACTCGACAGCTTCAGCACGGATCGTACGGTGGAGATCTGCCGCCAGTATACCGATAATGTTTATCAGCGCCATTGGCTCGGATATGTGGGCCAACGCAATACGGTCCGCGAATTCGCACAACACCCCTGGGTCCTGTTCATGGATTCCGATGAGGAAATGTCGCCAGCGCTCCGTGAAGAAATTCTAGCCACAATGGATTCCGGAAATAATCGAATCGTGGGGTATGAATTCCCGCGCCAGGTCTTCTATCTTGGTCGATGGATTCGCCATGGCGAATGGTACCCTGATGTCAAACTCCGCCTTTTTAAAAAGGATTTCGGACGGACAGAAGGGCAGGAACCCCATGACAAAGTCGTCGTTCGCGGCCCCGTCAGGCGCTTAAATAATCCTATCTGGCACTATACCTATGACGATCTTGCCGACCACATCAATACCCTCAATCGTTTTTCAACCATCACCGCGCAACAACGTTTCGTTCAGGGCCGCCGATTCCACTGGTCAGAAATGATTATACATCCCCTCGCCCGTTTTTTCAAGGGATACATCCTTAAACAGGGCTTCCGTGATGGAAAACATGGGCTAACCATTGCCCTTATGTCCTCCTATGGCGCTTTTCTTAAATATGCCAAGCAATGGGAACTCGCACTGAAACACACACGCTACTCCAGAGCCATGCCTGACCGAACCAACATGAAGGACGGACTTCAGTGA